A genomic segment from Lignipirellula cremea encodes:
- a CDS encoding ANTAR domain-containing response regulator, whose translation MNANWRIAVADDELDMREYFEEVLPLLGHEVVSCAKTGKELVERCLKLKPDLIITDIKMPEMDGLEAVAEIHKTELTPVIVTSAYHDSELLERAGANHILAYLVKPIKQADLETAIAMAMSRFGEFQSLRKESSDLRQALEDRKKIEKAKGILMKKTNLDEAEAFRKMQRLARSNNQKLVAIAESIITAEQAF comes from the coding sequence ATGAACGCGAATTGGCGCATCGCCGTGGCGGATGACGAACTCGACATGCGCGAGTACTTTGAAGAGGTTCTGCCCCTGCTGGGCCACGAGGTGGTGTCTTGCGCCAAGACCGGGAAGGAACTGGTCGAGCGCTGCCTGAAACTCAAGCCCGATCTGATCATCACCGATATCAAAATGCCAGAAATGGACGGGCTCGAAGCGGTTGCTGAAATCCACAAAACCGAGCTGACGCCGGTCATTGTCACCTCGGCTTACCATGACAGCGAATTGCTGGAGCGGGCGGGCGCCAATCATATCCTGGCGTATCTGGTCAAGCCGATCAAACAGGCCGACCTGGAAACGGCCATCGCCATGGCCATGTCCCGGTTTGGCGAATTCCAGTCGCTGCGCAAAGAAAGCTCCGATCTGCGTCAGGCTTTGGAAGACCGGAAGAAAATCGAGAAGGCCAAAGGCATTCTCATGAAGAAAACCAACCTCGACGAAGCGGAGGCCTTCCGCAAAATGCAGCGACTGGCGCGCAGCAACAACCAGAAACTGGTCGCCATCGCCGAGAGCATCATTACGGCCGAACAGGCTTTCTAG
- a CDS encoding ArsR/SmtB family transcription factor has product MTADENDAAGEQPLTRMSDKAAGELKTMFFLFADQSRLRILHFLMQRPEMNVRTLCQMLGQSQPAVSHHLGLMRAHGLIACRRDGKHNYYGIVSDRFGELFETLFESLPSHNGSFDLGGFRLSYAPDKNDRQAS; this is encoded by the coding sequence ATGACCGCCGATGAAAACGACGCTGCCGGTGAGCAGCCTCTCACACGGATGTCTGACAAAGCGGCCGGCGAACTGAAGACCATGTTCTTTCTTTTTGCAGACCAGTCGCGTTTGCGGATTTTGCATTTCCTGATGCAGCGTCCCGAGATGAATGTTCGCACCCTGTGCCAGATGCTGGGGCAAAGCCAGCCGGCTGTCAGCCATCACCTGGGATTGATGCGGGCCCACGGCCTGATCGCGTGTCGTCGCGATGGGAAACACAACTATTACGGGATTGTCTCCGATCGTTTCGGTGAACTGTTTGAAACGCTCTTTGAATCCTTGCCTTCCCATAATGGATCGTTCGATCTGGGCGGTTTCCGCCTGAGCTATGCTCCGGACAAAAACGATCGCCAGGCCAGCTAG
- a CDS encoding prepilin peptidase, translating to MSSVARFFRRRWPILLPLGVLLAAWLAYAVISPAITGALQGGRTGLHGDMVWFELRQAFLQRSLAAFVWLWFFMLGGAIGSYLNVVVWRVPRGMSVAGGGSKCPFCRTPIRKTDNIPVLGWLRLNGRCRACRLPIAARYPIVELVMGLTFLSVAIAGPLDLAHPLESGIQSLILDGQWRPAASYAWQVTLLTLLLGAGLILYDGFPIPWSFAIFAFLVGTCAPLAYGELYPVEWGSGPGFPAWSRTPLTMAVGLAAGILLGAGVHLLTNFSSGPAGQRAGGVMLAFAIAGLYLGWQAVLTTAATTLLLTLAGRLVLGQTTVVLALFAAAWVQTICGKWMSLWW from the coding sequence ATGTCGTCCGTTGCCCGGTTTTTTCGGCGTCGCTGGCCGATCCTGTTACCGCTGGGAGTGCTGCTGGCCGCCTGGCTGGCGTACGCGGTGATCAGTCCGGCGATTACGGGGGCGCTGCAAGGCGGGCGTACCGGGCTGCACGGCGATATGGTCTGGTTCGAACTACGGCAGGCGTTCCTGCAGCGGTCGCTGGCGGCGTTCGTTTGGCTTTGGTTTTTTATGCTGGGCGGGGCGATCGGCAGTTATCTGAATGTGGTCGTATGGCGGGTGCCCCGGGGGATGTCGGTCGCCGGCGGCGGTTCGAAATGCCCTTTTTGCCGCACGCCGATTCGCAAAACGGACAATATCCCGGTGCTGGGCTGGCTGCGCTTGAACGGACGCTGCCGGGCGTGCCGCCTGCCGATTGCGGCCCGGTATCCGATCGTGGAGCTGGTGATGGGGCTGACGTTCCTGTCGGTGGCGATAGCGGGGCCGCTGGATCTGGCCCACCCGCTGGAGTCGGGCATCCAGTCGCTCATCCTGGACGGGCAGTGGCGACCGGCTGCGAGTTACGCCTGGCAGGTCACCCTGCTGACGTTGCTGCTGGGGGCGGGCCTGATTCTCTACGACGGCTTTCCCATCCCCTGGTCGTTCGCGATTTTTGCCTTTCTGGTCGGAACTTGCGCGCCGCTTGCCTATGGCGAACTGTACCCGGTCGAATGGGGATCGGGCCCGGGATTTCCGGCCTGGTCGAGGACTCCGCTGACCATGGCGGTGGGTCTGGCGGCCGGCATTTTACTGGGGGCGGGGGTTCATTTGCTGACAAATTTCAGCTCAGGTCCCGCCGGTCAAAGGGCGGGCGGCGTGATGCTGGCATTTGCCATCGCGGGCCTTTATCTGGGCTGGCAGGCCGTGTTAACCACGGCCGCAACGACGCTGCTGCTGACTCTGGCGGGTCGCCTGGTGCTCGGCCAGACGACGGTTGTGCTGGCCCTGTTTGCGGCCGCCTGGGTGCAGACGATCTGTGGGAAATGGATGTCGCTCTGGTGGTAG